The Tripterygium wilfordii isolate XIE 37 chromosome 4, ASM1340144v1, whole genome shotgun sequence genome has a window encoding:
- the LOC119995856 gene encoding conserved oligomeric Golgi complex subunit 8-like, with translation MEMENGEDTPTVASLLPLASVNQQSYVSELLSFTLDRLHKEPELLRVDAERIQRQMQEVAVKDYHAFIAAADALLAIREEVSSIDEHLESMITEIPRLTVGCTEFVESAEQILEMRKMNQTLLANHSTLLDLLEIPQLMDTCVRNGNYDEALDLEAFVCKLSTMHPKLPVIQALAAEVKQTTQSLLSQLLQKLRSRIQLPECLRIIGYLRRIGVFSEYEIRLQFLRCREAWLTGIIEDLDQRNPYEYLKGMIQYQRTHLFDVVNQYRAIFADDTSGSEENFDGGLLFSWTMHQITSHLKTLKVLLPKITEGGSLSNLLDQCMYCAMGLGWVGLDFRGMLPSLFEEAVLNLFSKNMSTAVENFQLVLDSHRWVPLPVVGFPANNIGEESQEDVTPPSYLMEHPPLAVFVNGVSTAMNELRPCAPISLKHVLAQELIKGLQAVSDSLLRYNTTRMLRENESGLFLALCRAFIEVVYPHCALCFGRCYPSGAAIIMDAKNLYDGISRLLSVSTSRKLPKAVNDADSKSVSENGDITVVENGDTLTSETEAPSTNEEQESRTPETDEKQGDA, from the exons ATGGAGATGGAAAATGGAGAGGATACGCCTACGGTGGCAAGTCTCCTCCCCCTCGCCTCCGTCAATCAGCAGTCCTACGTCTCCGAGCTCCTCTCTTTCACTCTCGATCGCCTTCACAAG GAACCAGAGCTTCTGCGGGTGGATGCGGAGCGAATTCAGAGGCAAATGCAAGAGGTGGCAGTGAAGGACTACCATGCATTCATTGCTGCGGCTGATGCATTGCTTGCAATTCGAGAGGAGGTGTCTTCTATTGATGAGCATCTTGAATCTATG ATAACTGAGATCCCAAGGCTGACGGTTGGTTGCACTGAGTTCGTTGAATCTGCGGAACAGATCTTagagatgaggaagatgaaccAAACTTTACTAGCCAATCACAGTACTTTACTAGACTTGCTGGAAATTCCTCAGCTCATGGACAC ATGTGTGAGGAATGGAAATTATGACGAGGCTCTTGACTTGGAAGCATTTGTTTGCAAACTCTCAACCATGCATCCAAA ATTGCCTGTCATTCAAGCCTTGGCTGCAGAAGTTAAGCAGACCACCCAATCGCTTCTATCTCAGCTTCTCCAGAAACTTCGCTCTAGGATTCAG TTGCCTGAATGCCTCCGCATTATTGGATATTTACGTCGTATAGGGGTATTTAGCGAGTATGAAATCCGTTTGCAG tttttgaGATGCCGAGAGGCATGGCTTACTGGAATTATTGAAGATCTGGACCAAAGAAATCCTTATGAGTACTTAAAAGGGATGATACAGTACCAGAGAACGCACCTGTTTGATGTTGTAAACCAATATCGAGCAATATTTGCTGATGACACATCAGGAAgtgaagaaaattttgatggTGGGCTTCTTTTTAGTTGGACCATGCATCAGATTACCTCACACCTAAAAACGTTGAAAGTCCTGCTTCCCAAAATTACTGAAGGCGGGTCTTTGTCAAATCTTCTTGATCAGTGCATG TATTGTGCTATGGGACTGGGTTGGGTTGGATTAGATTTCCGAGGCATGCTTCCATCACTTTTTGAAGA GGCAGTTCTCAACTTGTTCTCGAAGAATATGAGTACAGCAGTTGAAAACTTTCAG TTAGTTTTGGATTCACATAGGTGGGTTCCGCTACCTGTTGTCGGGTTTCCTGCCAACAATATTGGAGAAGAAAGCCAAGAGGATGTGACTCCTCCCTCTTATCTTATGGAACATCCACCTCTAGCAGTTTTTGTTAATG GTGTATCTACTGCTATGAATGAGCTCCGACCCTGTGCTCCAATAAGCTTGAAGCATGTACTTGCGCAAGAATTAATAAAAGGTCTGCAGGCTGTTTCTGACTCTCTGTTGAGGTATAACACGACTCGGATGCTCAGAGAAAATGAGTCTGGACTCTTCCTTGCACTTTGCCGGGCATTTATAGAG GTTGTCTATCCACATTGTGCCTTGTGCTTTGGCCGCTGTTATCCCAGTGGTGCTGCTATTATCATGGATGCTAAGAATTTATATGATGGTATCAGCCGCCTTTTATCAGTTTCTACTTCAAGAAAACTCCCCAAAGCAGTCAATGATGCAGATAGCAAGAGTGTCTCAGAAAATGGTGACATAACTGTGGTGGAAAATGGAGATACACTTACTTCTGAAACAGAAGCTCCCTCAACAAATGAAGAGCAGGAAAGTCGCACTCCAGAGACTGATGAAAAACAAGGTGATGCGTGA
- the LOC119996294 gene encoding leucine-rich repeat extensin-like protein 3 has protein sequence MGCLNTLNPLRKKWLGLLVKVTVLVTVMVARANSEDQTGLLCVSDCGTCPVICSPPPSPVKSHTPPPHSSLPPPPPPPLLTPIYQSPPQSYYHSPPPPAPRPPPPSPPVPSSNTPIIVVPTPPSSSNSPPSGHAPPTAGPLDYAFPYYYFYASKASNLCYSLPYGL, from the exons ATGGGTTGTCTCAATACTCTAAACCCTCTAAGAAAAAAATGGCTTGGGTTGCTTGTGAAGGTCACTGTATTGGTAACTGTCATGGTTGCCAGGGCAAACTCTGAAGATCAAACAGGTTTATTGTGTGTTAGTGATTGTGGTACATGTCCAGTCATTTGTTCCCCACCTCCTTCCCCAGTAAAATCACATACACCACCACCACACTCATCACTACCGCCACCACCGCCGCCTCCACTGCTGACGCCAATTTATCAATCCCCTCCTCAATCTTACTATCactctccaccaccaccagcacCTCGGCCGcctccaccatcaccaccagTGCCTTCATCAAATACACCAATAATTGTTGTCCCCACTCCTCCTTCTAGTTCCAACAGCCCTCCTTCAGGTCACGCGCCACCTACAGCAGGACCACTTGACTACGCCTTTCCTTACTACTATTTCTATGCATCCAAGGCATCTAATCTCT GTTATTCGTTGCCTTATGGTCTATAA